In one window of Aphidius gifuensis isolate YNYX2018 linkage group LG4, ASM1490517v1, whole genome shotgun sequence DNA:
- the LOC122854323 gene encoding scaffold attachment factor B2-like isoform X1 yields the protein MADIEGKKLAELRVIDLKTELERRGLDKTGNKAALLERLSKAIAEDGEDPEEYLIIPCGGSNKINPRKNSVTGSVTHDESHDSQELNNHNKDKDDVKDNQQNSNVVIKLKKDTLTSSKNTTQEDVKEVKKDVDEEAVTKKEEKKVETVDEPMETNKNNDKIDDKINPEPEESDKMEKIDAKNKNGIDDLIIPPPAPVIAAPAPPAPIVAPSVPKPIPTSIIAEANGIDNEDSINLTIGEDEENLLAEETETHFKQRDGGVRKRIEDNNNKKGEPIKGNCRSEATSSSSSSSIIKDGTSSSLNSGNKIKLDTSDGGKSSDLTGIKGPKRDEKDKKTLPINASSRNLWVSGLSSTTRATDLKQIFSRYGKVIGAKVVTNAKTPGARCYGYVTMSTNDDAGKCIQHLHKTELHGRVISVEKAKGDNQQSHTKKRDAANGKQDKKDEKAKDINLISLEKKEPDQKENEEKSIDAIKKLDDKGGFIDDKKIDDKDADARSTKSTSKKPDSERGRRGGMRQENHRSGSRSRSRERRRRDDVLTFAKIREERERQRLRDRERMLREEERRRREDMERQREIERRQREEAARLEREREKLRRERERIEQEKAELLRLERERQKLEREKLERERIELKRQQMRLEESRRVPPPTTMKRTSSDRRDLRELYVEPDRKRMATEHRRGHSPSDRVTDRRTDILDRVSERRMDTPPSSGRYDSTRSSQEIGLKKDGFKRSSEFSSRSSRPDTFTDVSRGREVIVRRDTLPIASSASDPRQVKESRYERPSTTSYGRSDREVRRTDTDNHRSSRDSHTGRYSDSTKPPGSSAPGRDSRYGDSSRNTSSWHSVPPSKSSFNSVTTSGSGGGSGSVAGGGGSGSGGGGNSSVSGQRSGGGGGGDLRNEATSWSSRSSDNPNRWNSSSSIGNTLRHPGPPMGYQGSSGSGGAGAGGGPMQSIGLTAPGTTPSYERFDPYKSSMPNMRKY from the exons atggctGATATTGAGGGTAAAAAATTGGCCGAATTACGGGTCATAGATCTAAAAACGGAATTAGAACGACGTGGTCTTGACAAAACCGGTAATAAAGCAGCACTACTTGAACGTTTATcaaag gCTATTGCTGAAGATGGTGAAGATCCagaagaatatttaattattccttGTGGtggatcaaataaaataaatccaagAAAAAATAGTG ttACTGGTTCAGTTACACATGACGAATCACACGATTCACAAGAATTGAATAATCACAATAAAGATAAAGATGATGTTAAagataatcaacaaaattcaaatgttgttattaaattaaaaaaagatacatTGACATCTAGCAAAAATACAACTCAAGAAGATGTTAAAGAAGTGAAAAAg gatgttGATGAAGAAGCAGTTACCaagaaagaggaaaaaaaagttgaaacagTAGATGAACCAATGGagactaataaaaataatgataaaattgatgataaaataaatccaGAACCGGAAGAATCagataaaatggaaaaaattgatgccaaaaataaaaatggtattGATGATTTGATAATTCCACCACCAGCACCAGTTATTGCAGCACCAGCACCACCAGCACCAATTGTTGCACCATCAGTACCAAAGCCAATACCAACATCAATAATAGCTGAGGCAAATGGTATTGATAATGAggattcaattaatttaactatCGGTGAAGACGAAGAAAATCTCCTTGCCGAGGAG acGGAGACACACTTCAAGCAGAGAG ATGGTGGAGTTAGAAAGAGAATTGAAgataacaacaacaagaaaGGTGAGCCAATCAAAGGTAATTGCAGATCAGAGgctacatcatcatcatcatcatcatcaatcatCAAGGATGGGACATCATCCTCATTGAACAGCGGCAACAAGATCAAGCTGGACACAAGCGATGGAGGCAAGAG caGTGACTTGACAGGCATCAAAGGACCAAAACGTGATGAAaagg ataaaaaaacattaccaaTTAATGCAAGTAGCAGAAATCTTTGGGTATCTggattatcatcaacaacacgTGCAACTGATTtgaaacaaatattttcaagatatgGTAAAGTTATTGGTGCTAAAGTTGTTACAAATGCAAAAACACCTGGTGCAAGATGTTATGGTTATGTAACAATGTCAACAAATGATGATGCTGGTAAATGTATACAACATCTTCATAAAACTGAACTTCATGGACGTGTTATATCtgttgaaaaa gcAAAAGGTGATAATCAACAAAGTCATACAAAAAAACGTGATGCAGCAAATggaaaacaagataaaaaagatgaaaaagctaaagatataaatttaatatcattagaaaaaaaagaacctgatcaaaaagaaaatgaagaaaaatcaattgatgcaATTAAAAAGCTAGATGACAAAGGtggttttattgatgataaaaaaattgatgataaagatgCTGATGCACGttcaacaaaatcaacaagtaAAAAACCAGATAGTGAACGTGGTAGACGTGGTGGTATGCGTCAAGAAAATCATCGTTCTGGTTCACGTTCACGTAGTCGTGAACGTCGTAGACGTGATGATGTTTTAACATTTGCTAAAATACGTGAAGAAAGAGAACGTCAAAGATTACGTGATCGTGAACGTATGTTACGTGAAGAAGAACGTCGTCGTCGTGAAGATATGGAACGTCAACGTGAAATTGAACGTCGTCAACGTGAAGAAGCAGCAAGATTAGAACGTGAACGTGAAAAATTACGTCGTGAACGTGAAAGAATTGAACAAGAAAAAGCTGAATTATTACGTCTTGAACGTGAACGTCAAAAATTAGAACGTGAAAAATTAGAACGTGAaagaattgaattaaaaagacAACAAATGCGTTTAGAAGAAAGTAGACGTgtaccaccaccaacaacaatgAAAAGAACATCAAGTGATAGACGTGATTTACGTGAATTATATGTTGAACCAGATAGAAAACGTATGGCAACTGAACATAGAAGAGGACACAGTCCAAGTGATAGAGTTACTGATAGAAGAACAGATATACTTGATAGAGTATCTGAAAGAAGAATGGATACACCACCATCATCTGGAAGATATGATTCAACAAGATCATCACAAGaaattggattaaaaaaagatgGATTTAAACGTTCAAGTGAATTTTCATCACGTAGCAGTAGACCAGATACATTTACTGATGTATCAAGAGGAAGAGAAGTTATTGTAAGACGTGATACACTTCCAATTGCATCATCAGCAAGTGATCCAAGACAAGTTAAAGAaag caGATATGAAAGACCAAGTACAACATCATATGGACGAAGTGATCGTGAAGTTAGACGTACTGATACTGATAATCATAGAAGTTCACGAGACAGTCATACTGGTCGTTACAGTGATAGCACAAAACCACCTGGATCAAGTGCACCTGGAC gTGACAGTCGTTATGGTGATAGCAGTAGAAATACAAGTAGTTGGCATTCAGTTCCAccatcaaaatcatcatttaattcagTAACAACAAGTGGTAGTGGTGGAGGTAGTGGTAGTGttgctggtggtggtggtagtggtagtggtggtggtggtaatagCAGTGTAAGTGGTCAacgtagtggtggtggtggtggtggtgatttAAGAAATGAAGCAACAAGTTGGAGCAGTCGTTCATCTGATAATCCAAATAGATGGAATAGTTCAAGTAGTATAGGAAATACATTGAGACATCCTGGACCACCAATGGGCTATCAAGGTAGTAGTGGTAGTGGTGGTGCTGGTGCTGGTGGTGGACCAATGCAATCAATTGGCCTAACAGCACCTGGTACAACACCATCATATGAACGTTTTGATCCCTATAAATCATCAATGCCCAATATGAGGaagtattaa
- the LOC122854323 gene encoding scaffold attachment factor B2-like isoform X2 yields MADIEGKKLAELRVIDLKTELERRGLDKTGNKAALLERLSKAIAEDGEDPEEYLIIPCGGSNKINPRKNSVTGSVTHDESHDSQELNNHNKDKDDVKDNQQNSNVVIKLKKDTLTSSKNTTQEDVKEVKKDVDEEAVTKKEEKKVETVDEPMETNKNNDKIDDKINPEPEESDKMEKIDAKNKNGIDDLIIPPPAPVIAAPAPPAPIVAPSVPKPIPTSIIAEANGIDNEDSINLTIGEDEENLLAEETETHFKQRDGGVRKRIEDNNNKKGEPIKGNCRSEATSSSSSSSIIKDGTSSSLNSGNKIKLDTSDGGKSSDLTGIKGPKRDEKDKKTLPINASSRNLWVSGLSSTTRATDLKQIFSRYGKVIGAKVVTNAKTPGARCYGYVTMSTNDDAGKCIQHLHKTELHGRVISVEKAKGDNQQSHTKKRDAANGKQDKKDEKAKDINLISLEKKEPDQKENEEKSIDAIKKLDDKGGFIDDKKIDDKDADARSTKSTSKKPDSERGRRGGMRQENHRSGSRSRSRERRRRDDVLTFAKIREERERQRLRDRERMLREEERRRREDMERQREIERRQREEAARLEREREKLRRERERIEQEKAELLRLERERQKLEREKLERERIELKRQQMRLEESRRVPPPTTMKRTSSDRRDLRELYVEPDRKRMATEHRRGHSPSDRVTDRRTDILDRVSERRMDTPPSSGRYDSTRSSQEIGLKKDGFKRSSEFSSRSSRPDTFTDVSRGREVIVRRDTLPIASSASDPRQVKERYERPSTTSYGRSDREVRRTDTDNHRSSRDSHTGRYSDSTKPPGSSAPGRDSRYGDSSRNTSSWHSVPPSKSSFNSVTTSGSGGGSGSVAGGGGSGSGGGGNSSVSGQRSGGGGGGDLRNEATSWSSRSSDNPNRWNSSSSIGNTLRHPGPPMGYQGSSGSGGAGAGGGPMQSIGLTAPGTTPSYERFDPYKSSMPNMRKY; encoded by the exons atggctGATATTGAGGGTAAAAAATTGGCCGAATTACGGGTCATAGATCTAAAAACGGAATTAGAACGACGTGGTCTTGACAAAACCGGTAATAAAGCAGCACTACTTGAACGTTTATcaaag gCTATTGCTGAAGATGGTGAAGATCCagaagaatatttaattattccttGTGGtggatcaaataaaataaatccaagAAAAAATAGTG ttACTGGTTCAGTTACACATGACGAATCACACGATTCACAAGAATTGAATAATCACAATAAAGATAAAGATGATGTTAAagataatcaacaaaattcaaatgttgttattaaattaaaaaaagatacatTGACATCTAGCAAAAATACAACTCAAGAAGATGTTAAAGAAGTGAAAAAg gatgttGATGAAGAAGCAGTTACCaagaaagaggaaaaaaaagttgaaacagTAGATGAACCAATGGagactaataaaaataatgataaaattgatgataaaataaatccaGAACCGGAAGAATCagataaaatggaaaaaattgatgccaaaaataaaaatggtattGATGATTTGATAATTCCACCACCAGCACCAGTTATTGCAGCACCAGCACCACCAGCACCAATTGTTGCACCATCAGTACCAAAGCCAATACCAACATCAATAATAGCTGAGGCAAATGGTATTGATAATGAggattcaattaatttaactatCGGTGAAGACGAAGAAAATCTCCTTGCCGAGGAG acGGAGACACACTTCAAGCAGAGAG ATGGTGGAGTTAGAAAGAGAATTGAAgataacaacaacaagaaaGGTGAGCCAATCAAAGGTAATTGCAGATCAGAGgctacatcatcatcatcatcatcatcaatcatCAAGGATGGGACATCATCCTCATTGAACAGCGGCAACAAGATCAAGCTGGACACAAGCGATGGAGGCAAGAG caGTGACTTGACAGGCATCAAAGGACCAAAACGTGATGAAaagg ataaaaaaacattaccaaTTAATGCAAGTAGCAGAAATCTTTGGGTATCTggattatcatcaacaacacgTGCAACTGATTtgaaacaaatattttcaagatatgGTAAAGTTATTGGTGCTAAAGTTGTTACAAATGCAAAAACACCTGGTGCAAGATGTTATGGTTATGTAACAATGTCAACAAATGATGATGCTGGTAAATGTATACAACATCTTCATAAAACTGAACTTCATGGACGTGTTATATCtgttgaaaaa gcAAAAGGTGATAATCAACAAAGTCATACAAAAAAACGTGATGCAGCAAATggaaaacaagataaaaaagatgaaaaagctaaagatataaatttaatatcattagaaaaaaaagaacctgatcaaaaagaaaatgaagaaaaatcaattgatgcaATTAAAAAGCTAGATGACAAAGGtggttttattgatgataaaaaaattgatgataaagatgCTGATGCACGttcaacaaaatcaacaagtaAAAAACCAGATAGTGAACGTGGTAGACGTGGTGGTATGCGTCAAGAAAATCATCGTTCTGGTTCACGTTCACGTAGTCGTGAACGTCGTAGACGTGATGATGTTTTAACATTTGCTAAAATACGTGAAGAAAGAGAACGTCAAAGATTACGTGATCGTGAACGTATGTTACGTGAAGAAGAACGTCGTCGTCGTGAAGATATGGAACGTCAACGTGAAATTGAACGTCGTCAACGTGAAGAAGCAGCAAGATTAGAACGTGAACGTGAAAAATTACGTCGTGAACGTGAAAGAATTGAACAAGAAAAAGCTGAATTATTACGTCTTGAACGTGAACGTCAAAAATTAGAACGTGAAAAATTAGAACGTGAaagaattgaattaaaaagacAACAAATGCGTTTAGAAGAAAGTAGACGTgtaccaccaccaacaacaatgAAAAGAACATCAAGTGATAGACGTGATTTACGTGAATTATATGTTGAACCAGATAGAAAACGTATGGCAACTGAACATAGAAGAGGACACAGTCCAAGTGATAGAGTTACTGATAGAAGAACAGATATACTTGATAGAGTATCTGAAAGAAGAATGGATACACCACCATCATCTGGAAGATATGATTCAACAAGATCATCACAAGaaattggattaaaaaaagatgGATTTAAACGTTCAAGTGAATTTTCATCACGTAGCAGTAGACCAGATACATTTACTGATGTATCAAGAGGAAGAGAAGTTATTGTAAGACGTGATACACTTCCAATTGCATCATCAGCAAGTGATCCAAGACAAGTTAAAGAaag ATATGAAAGACCAAGTACAACATCATATGGACGAAGTGATCGTGAAGTTAGACGTACTGATACTGATAATCATAGAAGTTCACGAGACAGTCATACTGGTCGTTACAGTGATAGCACAAAACCACCTGGATCAAGTGCACCTGGAC gTGACAGTCGTTATGGTGATAGCAGTAGAAATACAAGTAGTTGGCATTCAGTTCCAccatcaaaatcatcatttaattcagTAACAACAAGTGGTAGTGGTGGAGGTAGTGGTAGTGttgctggtggtggtggtagtggtagtggtggtggtggtaatagCAGTGTAAGTGGTCAacgtagtggtggtggtggtggtggtgatttAAGAAATGAAGCAACAAGTTGGAGCAGTCGTTCATCTGATAATCCAAATAGATGGAATAGTTCAAGTAGTATAGGAAATACATTGAGACATCCTGGACCACCAATGGGCTATCAAGGTAGTAGTGGTAGTGGTGGTGCTGGTGCTGGTGGTGGACCAATGCAATCAATTGGCCTAACAGCACCTGGTACAACACCATCATATGAACGTTTTGATCCCTATAAATCATCAATGCCCAATATGAGGaagtattaa
- the LOC122854323 gene encoding scaffold attachment factor B2-like isoform X4 produces the protein MADIEGKKLAELRVIDLKTELERRGLDKTGNKAALLERLSKAIAEDGEDPEEYLIIPCGGSNKINPRKNSVTGSVTHDESHDSQELNNHNKDKDDVKDNQQNSNVVIKLKKDTLTSSKNTTQEDVKEVKKDVDEEAVTKKEEKKVETVDEPMETNKNNDKIDDKINPEPEESDKMEKIDAKNKNGIDDLIIPPPAPVIAAPAPPAPIVAPSVPKPIPTSIIAEANGIDNEDSINLTIGEDEENLLAEETETHFKQRDGGVRKRIEDNNNKKGEPIKGNCRSEATSSSSSSSIIKDGTSSSLNSGNKIKLDTSDGGKSDLTGIKGPKRDEKDKKTLPINASSRNLWVSGLSSTTRATDLKQIFSRYGKVIGAKVVTNAKTPGARCYGYVTMSTNDDAGKCIQHLHKTELHGRVISVEKAKGDNQQSHTKKRDAANGKQDKKDEKAKDINLISLEKKEPDQKENEEKSIDAIKKLDDKGGFIDDKKIDDKDADARSTKSTSKKPDSERGRRGGMRQENHRSGSRSRSRERRRRDDVLTFAKIREERERQRLRDRERMLREEERRRREDMERQREIERRQREEAARLEREREKLRRERERIEQEKAELLRLERERQKLEREKLERERIELKRQQMRLEESRRVPPPTTMKRTSSDRRDLRELYVEPDRKRMATEHRRGHSPSDRVTDRRTDILDRVSERRMDTPPSSGRYDSTRSSQEIGLKKDGFKRSSEFSSRSSRPDTFTDVSRGREVIVRRDTLPIASSASDPRQVKERYERPSTTSYGRSDREVRRTDTDNHRSSRDSHTGRYSDSTKPPGSSAPGRDSRYGDSSRNTSSWHSVPPSKSSFNSVTTSGSGGGSGSVAGGGGSGSGGGGNSSVSGQRSGGGGGGDLRNEATSWSSRSSDNPNRWNSSSSIGNTLRHPGPPMGYQGSSGSGGAGAGGGPMQSIGLTAPGTTPSYERFDPYKSSMPNMRKY, from the exons atggctGATATTGAGGGTAAAAAATTGGCCGAATTACGGGTCATAGATCTAAAAACGGAATTAGAACGACGTGGTCTTGACAAAACCGGTAATAAAGCAGCACTACTTGAACGTTTATcaaag gCTATTGCTGAAGATGGTGAAGATCCagaagaatatttaattattccttGTGGtggatcaaataaaataaatccaagAAAAAATAGTG ttACTGGTTCAGTTACACATGACGAATCACACGATTCACAAGAATTGAATAATCACAATAAAGATAAAGATGATGTTAAagataatcaacaaaattcaaatgttgttattaaattaaaaaaagatacatTGACATCTAGCAAAAATACAACTCAAGAAGATGTTAAAGAAGTGAAAAAg gatgttGATGAAGAAGCAGTTACCaagaaagaggaaaaaaaagttgaaacagTAGATGAACCAATGGagactaataaaaataatgataaaattgatgataaaataaatccaGAACCGGAAGAATCagataaaatggaaaaaattgatgccaaaaataaaaatggtattGATGATTTGATAATTCCACCACCAGCACCAGTTATTGCAGCACCAGCACCACCAGCACCAATTGTTGCACCATCAGTACCAAAGCCAATACCAACATCAATAATAGCTGAGGCAAATGGTATTGATAATGAggattcaattaatttaactatCGGTGAAGACGAAGAAAATCTCCTTGCCGAGGAG acGGAGACACACTTCAAGCAGAGAG ATGGTGGAGTTAGAAAGAGAATTGAAgataacaacaacaagaaaGGTGAGCCAATCAAAGGTAATTGCAGATCAGAGgctacatcatcatcatcatcatcatcaatcatCAAGGATGGGACATCATCCTCATTGAACAGCGGCAACAAGATCAAGCTGGACACAAGCGATGGAGGCAAGAG TGACTTGACAGGCATCAAAGGACCAAAACGTGATGAAaagg ataaaaaaacattaccaaTTAATGCAAGTAGCAGAAATCTTTGGGTATCTggattatcatcaacaacacgTGCAACTGATTtgaaacaaatattttcaagatatgGTAAAGTTATTGGTGCTAAAGTTGTTACAAATGCAAAAACACCTGGTGCAAGATGTTATGGTTATGTAACAATGTCAACAAATGATGATGCTGGTAAATGTATACAACATCTTCATAAAACTGAACTTCATGGACGTGTTATATCtgttgaaaaa gcAAAAGGTGATAATCAACAAAGTCATACAAAAAAACGTGATGCAGCAAATggaaaacaagataaaaaagatgaaaaagctaaagatataaatttaatatcattagaaaaaaaagaacctgatcaaaaagaaaatgaagaaaaatcaattgatgcaATTAAAAAGCTAGATGACAAAGGtggttttattgatgataaaaaaattgatgataaagatgCTGATGCACGttcaacaaaatcaacaagtaAAAAACCAGATAGTGAACGTGGTAGACGTGGTGGTATGCGTCAAGAAAATCATCGTTCTGGTTCACGTTCACGTAGTCGTGAACGTCGTAGACGTGATGATGTTTTAACATTTGCTAAAATACGTGAAGAAAGAGAACGTCAAAGATTACGTGATCGTGAACGTATGTTACGTGAAGAAGAACGTCGTCGTCGTGAAGATATGGAACGTCAACGTGAAATTGAACGTCGTCAACGTGAAGAAGCAGCAAGATTAGAACGTGAACGTGAAAAATTACGTCGTGAACGTGAAAGAATTGAACAAGAAAAAGCTGAATTATTACGTCTTGAACGTGAACGTCAAAAATTAGAACGTGAAAAATTAGAACGTGAaagaattgaattaaaaagacAACAAATGCGTTTAGAAGAAAGTAGACGTgtaccaccaccaacaacaatgAAAAGAACATCAAGTGATAGACGTGATTTACGTGAATTATATGTTGAACCAGATAGAAAACGTATGGCAACTGAACATAGAAGAGGACACAGTCCAAGTGATAGAGTTACTGATAGAAGAACAGATATACTTGATAGAGTATCTGAAAGAAGAATGGATACACCACCATCATCTGGAAGATATGATTCAACAAGATCATCACAAGaaattggattaaaaaaagatgGATTTAAACGTTCAAGTGAATTTTCATCACGTAGCAGTAGACCAGATACATTTACTGATGTATCAAGAGGAAGAGAAGTTATTGTAAGACGTGATACACTTCCAATTGCATCATCAGCAAGTGATCCAAGACAAGTTAAAGAaag ATATGAAAGACCAAGTACAACATCATATGGACGAAGTGATCGTGAAGTTAGACGTACTGATACTGATAATCATAGAAGTTCACGAGACAGTCATACTGGTCGTTACAGTGATAGCACAAAACCACCTGGATCAAGTGCACCTGGAC gTGACAGTCGTTATGGTGATAGCAGTAGAAATACAAGTAGTTGGCATTCAGTTCCAccatcaaaatcatcatttaattcagTAACAACAAGTGGTAGTGGTGGAGGTAGTGGTAGTGttgctggtggtggtggtagtggtagtggtggtggtggtaatagCAGTGTAAGTGGTCAacgtagtggtggtggtggtggtggtgatttAAGAAATGAAGCAACAAGTTGGAGCAGTCGTTCATCTGATAATCCAAATAGATGGAATAGTTCAAGTAGTATAGGAAATACATTGAGACATCCTGGACCACCAATGGGCTATCAAGGTAGTAGTGGTAGTGGTGGTGCTGGTGCTGGTGGTGGACCAATGCAATCAATTGGCCTAACAGCACCTGGTACAACACCATCATATGAACGTTTTGATCCCTATAAATCATCAATGCCCAATATGAGGaagtattaa